A region from the Zonotrichia albicollis isolate bZonAlb1 chromosome 17, bZonAlb1.hap1, whole genome shotgun sequence genome encodes:
- the IFT52 gene encoding intraflagellar transport protein 52 homolog: MESGPRNAIVFNASKGESFTPAGGYKALRKRLRGSWKVLSLKDEITSERLFGVKLWITAGPREKFSADEFSVLKKFLEDGGAILVMLREGGESRNGTNINFLLEEYGIIFNNDAVVRNVYYKYHHPKEALISDGVLNRGISEAAKKTVLEATDEDGRGHDSQALTFVYPFGATLNVMKPAVAILSTGSVCFPLNRPVLAFYQHESKGGKMAALGSSHMFSDQYLDKEENGKIMDVLFQWLTTSDIHLNQMDMEDPEISDYTVLPDTAALSEQLRVCLQEGDENPRDFTKLFDTSLYQLDTTALPSVIKAYEELNIKHEPLQLIQPEFQTPLPVLQPAVFPPAFKELPPPALELFDLDETFSSEKARLAEITNKCTDDDLEFYVRKCGDILGVTSELPKDKQDAKYILEHIFFQVVEFKKLNQEHDTDPSEAGFQNST; encoded by the exons ATGGAGAGCGGCCCGCGCAATGCCATAGTGTTCAACGCCTCCAAGGGCGAGAGCTTCACGCCGGCCGGCGGCTACAAGGCCCTGCGGAAAAGGCTGCGCGGCAGCTGGAAGGTGCTGAG CTTAAAAGATGAGATCACTTCTGAGAGACTGTTTGGGGTGAAATTGTGGATTACAGCAGGACCAAGAGAGAAGTTCAGTGCTGATGAG TTTTCTGTTCTGAAGAAATTCCTGGAGGATGGTGGGGCCATCCTGGTGATGCTCAGAGAAGGTGGAGAGTCCCGGAATGGCACAAACATTAACTTCTTGTTAGAAGAATATGGGATCATTTTCAATAATG atGCTGTAGTACGAAATGTGTATTACAAGTACCACCACCCAAAAGAAGCACTAATCTCTGATGGAGTTTTGAACAG GGGAATCAGTGAAGCTGCAAAGAAAACAGTGCTTGAGGCAACAGATGAAGATGGAAGGGGCCATGACTCACA agctctcaCCTTTGTTTACCCTTTTGGAGCCACACTGAATGTGATGAAGCCAGCAGTGGCAATCCTGTCCACAGGCTCTGTCTGCTTCCCACTCAACAGGCCTGTCCTGGCTTTCTATCAGCACGAG AGTAAAGGTGGaaagatggcagccctgggatcTTCCCACATGTTCAGTGACCAGTATTTAGATAAAGAAGAAAATGGTAAGATCATG GATGTGCTTTTCCAGTGGCTCACAACATCAGATATCCACTTAAACCAGATGGATATGGAGGACCCTGAG atTTCAGACTACACCGTGCTCCCAGACACGGCCGCGCTCTCCGAGCAGCTGCGAGtgtgcctgcaggagggagatgagAACCCCAGAGACTTCACAAAGCTCTTTGATACATCCCTTTATCAGCTGGACACAACTGCCCTCCCTTCAGTTATCAA agcttaTGAAGAGCTGAATATAAAACATGAACCCCTCCAACTCATTCAGCCTGAATTTCAGACTCCACTACCTGTGCTCCAGCCAGCT GTTTTTCCACCTGCTTTCAAAGAAttgcctcctcctgctctggagctgtttGACTTGGATGAAACTTTTTCCTCAGAGAAAGCACGTCTTGCAGAGATCACAAACAAAT GCACTGATGATGACCTGGAGTTCTATGTGCGGAAATGCGGTGACATCCTGGGAGTGACCAGTGAACTCCCAAAGGACAAGCAAGATGCCAAATATATCCTGGAGCACATCTTCTTCCAAGTGGTTGAGTTTAAGAAACTGAATCAG GAACATGATACTGACCCAAGTGAAGCTGGATTCCAGAACAGTACCTGA